From the genome of Nasonia vitripennis strain AsymCx chromosome 1, Nvit_psr_1.1, whole genome shotgun sequence, one region includes:
- the LOC100678221 gene encoding uncharacterized protein LOC100678221, with the protein MSETEQKQPTVAAPPPTPAVTQVTIQPPVLQVASRMLRSPSHESVTTDLSLFSVSSIASDAKCANRLATFKSYSDVHLSGRGPSPNPDSRLQIQGNRPADIPEILWFEEETELIRSCGALSSALGLQKSFSTSDVSQLPSPEGAACGAPRLRSAVSSHGLDLAHRNGLLLEQARLDHASRSCSTWVAVGDVASTSQLPSPHGGASLPLHANLVSHSPIVPFTAADLVRSVNKKVRQNYIRRRLLTTYRALERLSQSEFNLDRLEAAASAAQTNPGATLTVPGASLPGSGAAAAAAAAAAAVGLIPGRKSNHDHALTVKDVERERGKQLSKYERNMMIFNWLHTLDDSVDEALQ; encoded by the exons ATGTCCGAAACGGAGCAGAAGCAGCCGACGGTGGCTGCGCCGCCTCCGACGCCGGCCGTAACGCAGGTGACGATCCAGCCGCCGGTGCTGCAAGTCGCCTCGCGGATGCTGCGCTCCCCGAGCCACGAAAGCGTCACCACAGACCTGTCGCTCTTCAGCGTCTCCTCGATAGCCAGCGACGCGAAATGCGCGAACCGTCTGGCGACCTTCAAGTCCTACAGCGACGTACACCTCTCGGGTAGAGGACCTTCGCCGAACCCCGACTCCAGACTGCAGATACAGGGCAACAG GCCAGCCGACATCCCGGAGATCCTCTGGTTCGAGGAGGAGACCGAGCTGATCCGCAGCTGCGGCGCACTGTCCTCGGCGCTGGGCCTCCAGAAGAGCTTCAGCACGTCGGACGTGTCGCAGCTCCCGAGTCCCGAGGGGGCTGCCTGTGGCGCTCCCCGGCTGCGCTCGGCCGTCTCGTCGCACGGCCTCGACCTGGCGCACCGGAACGGACTGCTGCTCGAGCAGGCCCGGCTCGACCACGCCTCGAGGTCCTGCAGCACCTGGGTGGCCGTCGGTGACGTAGCCAGCACCTCCCAGCTGCCCAGCCCTCACGGCGGGGCCAGTCTGCCCCTGCACGCGAACCTGGTCTCGCACTCGCCCATCGTCCCCTTCACCGCGGCAGACCTCGTCAGGTCCGTCAACAAGAAGGTCCGCCAGAACTACATTCGTCGCAG GTTGCTGACGACGTACCGAGCCCTCGAGAGACTATCCCAGAGCGAGTTCAACCTGGACAGGCTGGAGGCAGCGGCGTCGGCCGCGCAGACGAATCCAGGCGCCACGCTGACGGTGCCGGGAGCATCGCTGCCCGGGAGTGGCGCCGCGgccgcggccgccgccgccgccgccgctgtcgGGCTCATACCCGGACGCAAGTCGAACCACGACCACGCGCTCACGGTCAAGGAcgtcgagcgcgagcgcggcaaGCAGCTCTCCAAGTACGAGCGCAACATGATGATCTTCAACTGGCTGCACACCCTCGACGACAGCGTCGACGAGGCGCTGCAGTAG